In one Cloacibacillus porcorum genomic region, the following are encoded:
- a CDS encoding TRAP transporter large permease, whose product MWILIAVVLMAFGAPIACCLGASALYYYAFVGNINMSAFPTTLYSSINSFTFLAIPFFILAGNLMNASGVTDKLINLSKAMVGGLQGGLGHVSVIANMFFATISGSAVASCAAIGSIMIPSLEEDGYDKAQATGICVASSCIGPMIPPSIPMIVYSITAGTSIAAMFLAGAVPGVILGLMLMLYCTYLAKKNNIVATRKFSFRVLWKTFLDSLVALVMPVIILGGIYGGMYTPTEAATIAVFYAIVVGLFVTKKLKLKHMPKILFDSAVASSVLMLVVGMATALSRILTILQIPQAIANELTAMTSNKIIILLLLNLLLLFVGCLMDLGAAVVMFVPCLLPLAEQLGLNLVHFGAMVTINLIIGFFTPPVGVCLYVGTSVGNVTIEELCKVIMPFVVIGIALALIVTFVPAVTLWLPTMMGY is encoded by the coding sequence ATGTGGATTTTGATCGCGGTTGTGCTGATGGCTTTTGGAGCGCCGATTGCCTGCTGCTTAGGTGCGAGCGCGCTGTATTATTATGCTTTTGTCGGAAATATAAACATGTCGGCGTTTCCGACTACGCTCTATTCTTCCATTAACAGCTTTACTTTCTTGGCTATCCCGTTTTTTATCCTCGCCGGTAACCTCATGAACGCCAGCGGCGTGACTGATAAACTCATCAATCTTTCAAAGGCGATGGTCGGCGGCCTGCAGGGCGGCCTGGGACATGTTTCGGTCATTGCGAATATGTTCTTTGCCACCATCTCCGGTTCGGCCGTAGCAAGCTGCGCGGCGATCGGCAGCATCATGATCCCTTCCCTGGAAGAAGATGGGTATGATAAGGCGCAGGCGACGGGAATATGCGTGGCGAGTTCCTGCATCGGGCCGATGATCCCGCCCAGCATTCCGATGATCGTATATTCCATTACCGCCGGTACCTCAATAGCGGCCATGTTTTTGGCGGGCGCCGTGCCCGGCGTCATCCTGGGGCTGATGCTGATGCTTTACTGCACCTATCTGGCCAAGAAAAATAATATCGTCGCGACACGGAAATTCAGTTTCAGGGTGCTTTGGAAGACTTTCCTCGACAGTCTGGTCGCCTTGGTTATGCCGGTCATAATTCTCGGCGGTATTTACGGCGGCATGTACACGCCCACGGAGGCTGCGACGATCGCCGTATTTTACGCCATCGTAGTCGGGCTGTTCGTAACAAAAAAGCTGAAGCTGAAACATATGCCAAAGATCCTCTTTGATTCGGCGGTGGCCTCTTCCGTCCTCATGCTCGTCGTCGGGATGGCAACGGCCCTTTCCAGAATTCTGACCATTTTGCAGATCCCCCAGGCGATCGCTAATGAATTGACCGCCATGACCTCCAATAAGATCATCATCCTTCTGCTGCTCAATCTCCTCTTGTTGTTCGTAGGCTGTCTGATGGATCTTGGCGCGGCGGTCGTCATGTTCGTACCGTGTCTTTTGCCCCTAGCCGAACAGTTGGGCTTAAATCTCGTCCATTTCGGCGCGATGGTCACGATCAACCTGATAATCGGTTTCTTCACTCCCCCCGTCGGCGTATGCCTCTATGTGGGGACCAGTGTCGGCAATGTAACGATAGAGGAGTTATGTAAGGTCATAATGCCCTTTGTGGTGATTGGGATAGCGCTCGCTTTGATCGTCACCTTCGTTCCCGCCGTAACTCTCTGGCTGCCGACGATGATGGGATATTGA
- a CDS encoding DUF1932 domain-containing protein, producing MVLGYIGFGEAAFEMSTGLRGEGLKDIVAFDNMIEHPVFGPQIKNRAGLSAVKLLPSAAEVIAASDLVMVAVPASVTLHTCETIAEYFRPGQLYVDLTAASPAVKKAAALLAGKYGADFVDAAMMGVLPKFKHKVPILASGAGAARFFETMSPYGMKIEIVGDEPGAASGIKLVRSLCMKGMAAVVMETLEAAVTLGIADRVVPGICKTLEECTFEQTLDRLSVGTALHAARRTAELSGCMEMLRDAGIDSTVAEAASKKHDLIAKLNLKEHFAEKPPHAWPEVIEAVVNSNSGK from the coding sequence ATGGTTTTAGGATATATAGGTTTTGGCGAAGCCGCGTTTGAGATGAGCACGGGGCTAAGGGGCGAAGGGCTCAAGGATATTGTCGCGTTTGACAATATGATAGAACATCCGGTCTTCGGCCCGCAAATAAAAAACCGCGCCGGGCTGTCGGCGGTCAAACTTCTTCCTTCGGCCGCGGAGGTTATCGCCGCGAGCGACCTGGTCATGGTAGCGGTCCCGGCGAGCGTCACGCTGCACACCTGCGAGACGATCGCGGAATATTTCCGCCCTGGACAGCTTTACGTCGATCTCACGGCGGCCTCCCCCGCCGTCAAGAAGGCCGCGGCGCTGCTGGCCGGTAAATATGGCGCCGATTTTGTTGATGCCGCGATGATGGGGGTATTGCCCAAATTCAAACACAAAGTTCCCATCCTGGCGTCGGGAGCGGGAGCCGCCCGTTTCTTTGAAACGATGTCTCCCTATGGGATGAAAATCGAGATCGTCGGCGACGAGCCGGGCGCGGCCTCGGGAATTAAACTGGTGCGCAGCTTATGTATGAAGGGTATGGCGGCCGTAGTGATGGAGACGCTGGAGGCGGCCGTCACACTGGGCATCGCGGACCGGGTAGTTCCGGGCATCTGCAAAACTTTAGAGGAATGCACCTTCGAGCAGACGCTGGACCGCCTCTCCGTCGGCACCGCGCTGCATGCGGCAAGGCGCACCGCGGAACTTTCCGGCTGCATGGAAATGCTCCGTGACGCGGGCATAGACAGCACAGTCGCGGAAGCCGCCTCTAAAAAACACGACCTGATCGCCAAACTTAATCTTAAAGAGCATTTCGCGGAAAAGCCGCCTCACGCTTGGCCGGAGGTAATTGAGGCCGTCGTAAATTCAAATAGCGGGAAATAA
- a CDS encoding glycyl-radical enzyme activating protein — MAENRAEKTAIIYDIEGYRNEDGPGMRTMVFFKGCPLRCMWCSNPFGLSMEPQLIFNQNKCGGCGKCLDLCPASANSFEEGGIRMDFARCTGCGKCIAPCVTDARRMSGEQYTVSELFKEVQKHALFFRRNSGGVSLSGGEVLLQSEFASDFLRVCRANYLHTTIETSGYAEWEKFESVARYCDLVFFDLKIFDAGIHKKYTGVDNKIILQNMEKLCSLAKAKGSPNVIIRRLIIEGVTAEEDIIQAAKFVNELPVHPEINLLPFHNFGAAKYAMCGREYQMEEKALMGVNDALMRRARELTVRNAPNCRVSVGGGNIEGAAL; from the coding sequence ATGGCAGAGAACAGGGCGGAGAAAACGGCGATTATTTACGATATCGAGGGTTATCGCAACGAAGACGGCCCCGGAATGAGGACCATGGTTTTCTTTAAAGGCTGCCCGTTGAGATGTATGTGGTGCAGCAATCCCTTTGGCCTGAGTATGGAGCCGCAGCTTATTTTCAATCAGAATAAATGCGGCGGCTGCGGAAAGTGCCTTGACCTCTGTCCGGCTTCGGCGAACAGTTTTGAAGAGGGCGGGATACGGATGGATTTTGCGCGCTGTACCGGCTGCGGAAAATGTATCGCTCCCTGCGTAACGGACGCGAGGAGAATGTCCGGAGAACAATATACGGTCTCGGAGTTGTTTAAAGAGGTTCAAAAACATGCGCTGTTCTTTCGCAGGAACAGCGGCGGAGTTTCGCTGTCGGGAGGGGAGGTGCTGCTGCAGAGTGAATTTGCCTCGGATTTTCTGCGGGTCTGCCGCGCGAATTATCTCCATACCACGATAGAGACGTCAGGATATGCGGAATGGGAAAAATTTGAAAGTGTGGCACGGTACTGCGACCTCGTTTTTTTTGATTTAAAGATCTTTGACGCCGGTATCCATAAAAAATACACCGGCGTGGACAATAAAATAATACTTCAAAATATGGAGAAGCTATGTTCCCTTGCGAAGGCGAAGGGCAGCCCCAACGTTATTATTCGCCGGCTGATAATAGAGGGCGTTACGGCCGAGGAGGATATCATCCAGGCGGCGAAGTTTGTAAACGAACTGCCTGTCCATCCGGAAATCAACCTGCTTCCCTTCCACAATTTCGGCGCGGCAAAGTATGCCATGTGCGGGCGGGAGTATCAGATGGAAGAAAAGGCGCTGATGGGTGTCAACGACGCGCTGATGCGGCGCGCGCGGGAATTGACGGTACGGAATGCGCCGAATTGCCGCGTCAGCGTCGGCGGCGGAAATATCGAAGGCGCCGCCCTCTGA
- a CDS encoding TRAP transporter small permease: protein MKKILDNLEEILGAFFLALMVSISFFNVITRYFFHFSMAFTEELTLYMFVWATMLGVSLAFKHGANMDVSLLYDRFPKAVRKYLYIFLMLMSIIFFLTLMYWGYVEVCDEMQMGVITEAMGLPVCYFTVSMPILSILTVVRISVRLVSDLRNGNY, encoded by the coding sequence ATGAAAAAGATACTAGATAACTTAGAAGAGATACTCGGCGCGTTCTTTCTCGCGCTCATGGTCTCAATAAGTTTTTTCAACGTGATAACCAGGTACTTCTTTCACTTCTCCATGGCCTTTACCGAGGAGCTGACGCTCTACATGTTTGTCTGGGCGACGATGCTGGGCGTATCGCTGGCCTTCAAGCATGGGGCGAACATGGATGTGTCCCTGTTGTATGACCGCTTTCCGAAGGCCGTCAGAAAGTATCTCTATATATTTCTGATGCTCATGAGCATAATCTTTTTCCTCACCCTGATGTACTGGGGTTATGTGGAGGTCTGCGACGAGATGCAGATGGGGGTAATAACCGAGGCGATGGGGCTGCCGGTCTGCTATTTCACCGTCTCGATGCCGATACTTTCCATTCTCACCGTCGTGCGCATCTCCGTCCGCCTGGTTTCTGACCTCAGAAACGGAAATTATTAG
- a CDS encoding DctP family TRAP transporter solute-binding subunit: MKKGRGLFIIAQMLVVILLFVSCAAAAPAKPEYEWKYGEALGPKHPLTIGARAFADKLGELTNGRVKLTVYDSGSLGTIQELIEGVDIGSIEFIDVSMAPLSTFSSKFYAFNLPYLFNNVDVAYAFEDGPMGQELKGPVGKSGISVIGFMENGMRSLTSNVRIVEPKDVVGRKIRTMSNKVHMTAFEKAGASAVPMVFSELFTALQQNVIDGQENPLLNIQDMSFYEVQKYLTLTEHFYDITVFCVNTKLYNSVPADIRAAIDEAAAYMTEVHRRECIKQNDNVLDFFKQKSKMEIIRLTPEQKAAWKKAMMPTYDIYRKEIGAEYLDKVIAEVARLQAQYDAGKLDTSRWR, translated from the coding sequence ATGAAAAAAGGAAGAGGTCTATTCATTATCGCGCAGATGTTGGTTGTTATCCTGCTGTTTGTCTCGTGTGCCGCGGCGGCTCCCGCGAAACCGGAATATGAATGGAAATACGGAGAGGCTTTGGGGCCCAAACATCCGCTGACGATCGGCGCCCGGGCCTTCGCGGACAAACTCGGCGAATTGACGAACGGACGTGTGAAACTGACGGTTTATGACAGCGGCTCGCTCGGTACGATCCAGGAACTGATCGAAGGCGTCGACATCGGCTCCATTGAGTTCATAGACGTGTCTATGGCGCCGCTCTCTACTTTCTCGTCAAAATTTTACGCCTTCAATCTGCCCTATCTATTCAACAATGTAGACGTCGCCTATGCTTTCGAGGACGGGCCGATGGGGCAGGAGCTTAAGGGGCCGGTCGGCAAAAGCGGCATAAGCGTCATTGGCTTTATGGAAAACGGGATGCGCTCTCTTACCAGCAATGTGCGCATAGTAGAGCCAAAGGATGTTGTCGGCCGGAAGATCAGGACAATGTCAAACAAAGTCCATATGACGGCCTTCGAGAAGGCGGGCGCCTCCGCGGTGCCGATGGTCTTCAGCGAACTATTTACGGCTCTTCAGCAGAATGTCATTGACGGACAGGAAAATCCGCTGCTTAACATTCAGGATATGAGTTTCTACGAAGTCCAGAAGTATCTGACGCTGACGGAACATTTCTACGACATTACAGTTTTCTGTGTAAATACGAAACTTTACAACTCCGTGCCCGCGGACATCCGCGCCGCGATTGACGAGGCTGCCGCCTACATGACGGAGGTCCACCGCCGGGAGTGCATAAAACAAAACGATAACGTCCTGGATTTCTTCAAACAGAAAAGCAAGATGGAAATCATACGTTTGACCCCGGAACAGAAAGCGGCCTGGAAAAAGGCGATGATGCCGACATACGACATTTATAGAAAAGAGATCGGCGCCGAATACCTGGATAAAGTTATCGCCGAGGTCGCCCGTCTGCAGGCGCAATATGACGCCGGCAAGCTTGACACCTCCCGCTGGAGGTAA
- a CDS encoding TRAP transporter large permease gives MDVLYDPALWTVLIFLFLLLIKVPIAISIGIASLAVAWQCDLGLPMTSYNFFANIAKFPLLAIPYFILAGNIMSRAGIATRIINLIRISFGKLTGGLAIATVIVAAFWGAVSGSPAATVAALGVILIPGMVDAGYSRPFATAVVSVSSGLSSVIPPSIAFIMYGVITGVSIGAIFAAGFIPGFIIAFCMIVSVYLSSRRHGYRGDNIERKPGDLRAAFKEAIFALLIPVIILGGIYGGIFTPTEAAAVACFYGLFVGVFVYRSLTIKVIYEVLVDTLIGSAIVMFISACAGLYSWVSASVGLVEKTSALLIGISGNEYVTLLMIYIILFIGGMLLDAVSLMYVFMPLIMPVMANFGWDPVWFGVMLAIMVAIGCVTPPVAVSLFVGCRISGLTIEELTPPVLPLLFSMLCGMAVLSIFPQITMFLPKLMGFM, from the coding sequence ATGGATGTTTTATATGATCCGGCCCTATGGACGGTCCTGATCTTTCTGTTCCTGCTGCTGATCAAAGTCCCCATCGCGATATCGATCGGGATCGCTTCGCTGGCGGTGGCGTGGCAGTGCGATCTCGGCCTGCCGATGACGAGCTATAACTTCTTCGCTAATATCGCTAAATTCCCGCTTCTGGCAATCCCCTACTTCATCCTTGCGGGCAACATCATGAGCCGGGCCGGGATCGCGACGAGGATCATAAACCTCATACGGATATCCTTCGGCAAGCTCACCGGCGGACTGGCGATAGCGACCGTCATCGTCGCCGCCTTCTGGGGCGCCGTAAGCGGCTCGCCCGCCGCTACGGTGGCCGCGCTCGGCGTCATCCTCATTCCCGGAATGGTCGACGCCGGATACAGCAGGCCCTTTGCGACGGCGGTAGTCTCCGTCTCCTCCGGCCTCTCCTCGGTCATACCGCCGAGCATCGCCTTCATCATGTACGGCGTGATCACGGGCGTCTCTATCGGCGCCATCTTCGCCGCGGGCTTCATCCCCGGCTTCATCATCGCCTTCTGCATGATCGTCTCGGTCTACCTATCTTCCCGCAGGCACGGATACCGCGGGGACAACATCGAAAGAAAACCGGGCGACCTCAGGGCGGCCTTCAAGGAGGCCATATTCGCCCTCCTCATCCCCGTGATAATCCTCGGCGGGATATACGGCGGGATCTTTACCCCGACGGAGGCGGCGGCCGTCGCTTGCTTCTACGGACTCTTTGTCGGGGTGTTCGTATACCGCTCCCTTACAATAAAGGTGATCTATGAGGTGCTGGTTGATACCCTCATCGGCTCCGCGATAGTGATGTTCATCAGCGCCTGCGCGGGCCTCTATTCGTGGGTCAGCGCCAGCGTCGGGCTGGTGGAAAAGACCTCGGCGCTGCTCATCGGCATCTCCGGCAACGAATATGTGACGCTGCTGATGATATACATAATACTCTTCATCGGCGGCATGTTGCTGGACGCCGTCTCCCTGATGTACGTATTCATGCCGCTCATCATGCCGGTGATGGCCAACTTTGGCTGGGACCCGGTGTGGTTTGGCGTGATGCTCGCGATAATGGTGGCGATCGGCTGTGTGACGCCGCCGGTAGCGGTCAGCCTCTTTGTCGGCTGCCGAATAAGCGGGCTGACGATAGAAGAATTGACGCCGCCGGTCCTGCCGCTGCTCTTCTCGATGCTCTGCGGCATGGCGGTCCTTTCCATATTCCCTCAGATCACGATGTTCCTTCCCAAGCTGATGGGGTTTATGTAA
- a CDS encoding TRAP transporter small permease, which produces MSGHAAAAIAIRQTEMFRAKFLYPISDNVRSINYKPSPFYLKRKGEICLLTTIERINEVLSKIAYWILVIMMAMMSIICFSQVIARGVFHFVPSWMEEACRFLLIWCSFLGAAVTLRKGGHACVTVLVNFFPFQIKRYVAIAVDICMLVFYGVLTYQSVVLVERYIYRVAETMDISMAYVFLAFPVSFGLMVFYSVEEIVRLFVAPEGVLRLQVRIDNVEMLPPAELGKSSKS; this is translated from the coding sequence ATGTCTGGTCATGCAGCCGCAGCCATCGCCATACGCCAAACAGAGATGTTCCGCGCCAAATTCCTCTATCCGATATCTGACAATGTGAGATCTATCAACTACAAACCGAGTCCATTTTATTTAAAAAGAAAGGGTGAGATATGCTTGTTGACAACGATTGAAAGAATTAATGAGGTGTTGTCGAAAATCGCTTATTGGATTTTAGTCATTATGATGGCTATGATGTCGATCATCTGTTTCTCGCAGGTCATAGCGCGCGGTGTTTTTCATTTTGTGCCGTCATGGATGGAGGAGGCCTGCCGGTTCCTCTTGATATGGTGCTCTTTTCTGGGCGCGGCCGTTACCCTCCGCAAGGGCGGACACGCCTGCGTTACGGTCTTGGTAAATTTCTTTCCGTTTCAGATCAAACGATATGTCGCTATCGCCGTGGATATATGTATGCTCGTTTTCTACGGCGTGCTCACATACCAGAGCGTGGTATTGGTTGAACGATATATATATCGTGTGGCGGAGACGATGGACATCTCCATGGCATATGTCTTTCTGGCCTTCCCCGTTTCCTTCGGTCTTATGGTGTTTTACTCTGTCGAGGAAATTGTTCGCCTGTTTGTAGCGCCTGAGGGTGTGTTAAGGCTGCAGGTCCGAATCGATAACGTAGAGATGCTGCCGCCGGCTGAATTGGGAAAGAGCAGTAAGAGTTAA
- a CDS encoding glycyl radical protein: MSQTVTQKKTGGALGLDIRSGKVAKTGSTKRIQELNGLLHATRPSIDIQRARAFTKVYRETEGEPELLRRYKASAEMYRSFKPVIYDHERLAGWAAGKIRGAQICLDTHAHWIGDDLDALETRMYDPFVVPDEYKKELKEVHIPYWKDKTITALLIKQLPIDPDLVIGGVVGEVDIANYLNNCGSHFIADFPTLMEKGVRYYYETAQEQLNKLDLNVPESLDKRLFYIGISEVCLAIKQFAENYAAAASEKARRETDPVRKQELLDMEKVMRQVPWNPPRSFYEAIEMAWLVVMFQFMEGAGPSATHGRFDQYMYPFYRQGIADGTLTPELAMEFIEELYIKCTSNPWFVSTPRSHIVGGYYRYAHVDVGGLDKHGHDATNELSYLCLRAMRYVKTNAPTVSILLHQKTPDSLLYEACALAAEGMGHPSFFNCETLYDMLEGRAAGLHGKSPYTRRQILEYGGPIGCVEVGLAGHQFGHTEAGNVNIPECCNLVLFNGEKNGRLISIRTGDPTQLKTFEEFLAAVKAQIAHTIDICHIGLTVGEKIIAERFALPTFTMFCRDAVLRGKDVTQGGAYCNIGPSVQIMGLGTLIDSLAAIKKVVYEDKEATIADIRAAIEADFAGYEELRAKLRKAPKYGNNDDYADSIGIDLWEFCADEVRSHKTYLGHYADPGIKTVQANVGYGESTRATPDGRLAGSPFSDTMSASQQADIHGPVAAAMSYGKFDFSLFTNGTLLNMWVNRGELIEEDLERDDRAESLPPFGMPAVNTPEGTYVEPVYKPAGMRNLANLVRTMLNDMGIYHVQFNTVNKKTLLEAQKNPEKYPTLIVRVAGYSAYWTDLGVKTQNDIINRTEHNF; this comes from the coding sequence ATGTCTCAGACTGTTACACAGAAAAAGACGGGCGGTGCGCTGGGGCTTGATATCCGTTCCGGAAAAGTGGCAAAAACTGGAAGTACAAAACGTATACAAGAGTTAAACGGGCTCCTGCACGCTACCCGTCCGAGCATTGATATACAGCGCGCCAGAGCGTTTACAAAGGTCTACCGGGAGACTGAAGGGGAGCCGGAGCTGCTTCGCCGGTATAAGGCCAGCGCGGAGATGTACCGGTCCTTCAAACCGGTCATTTATGACCATGAACGGCTGGCCGGTTGGGCGGCGGGCAAAATCAGGGGCGCCCAGATATGCCTCGATACCCACGCGCATTGGATCGGCGACGATCTGGACGCGCTGGAGACCCGCATGTACGACCCGTTCGTCGTGCCTGACGAATATAAGAAAGAGCTGAAAGAGGTACATATTCCCTATTGGAAGGATAAAACCATAACGGCGCTGCTCATAAAACAGCTGCCCATCGACCCCGACCTTGTCATCGGCGGCGTTGTCGGTGAGGTGGATATCGCAAACTACCTCAATAACTGCGGCTCTCATTTCATCGCGGATTTCCCGACACTGATGGAAAAGGGCGTTCGGTATTACTATGAGACCGCCCAGGAGCAGCTCAATAAATTGGATCTGAACGTCCCCGAATCCCTGGATAAACGTCTGTTCTACATAGGCATATCCGAAGTCTGTCTGGCGATAAAGCAGTTTGCGGAAAATTACGCCGCCGCCGCGTCGGAGAAAGCGCGCAGAGAGACAGATCCGGTCCGCAAGCAGGAGCTGCTTGATATGGAAAAGGTTATGAGGCAGGTCCCCTGGAATCCCCCGCGCAGCTTCTACGAGGCGATAGAAATGGCCTGGCTGGTCGTCATGTTCCAGTTTATGGAGGGGGCCGGTCCCTCCGCCACACACGGCCGTTTTGACCAGTATATGTATCCCTTTTACCGGCAGGGAATCGCCGACGGGACGCTCACTCCCGAACTGGCCATGGAGTTTATCGAGGAGCTGTATATCAAATGCACGTCGAACCCGTGGTTCGTCTCGACGCCCAGATCGCATATCGTCGGCGGTTACTATCGTTACGCCCATGTGGATGTCGGCGGCCTTGACAAACACGGACATGACGCGACGAACGAACTATCCTACCTCTGCCTGCGGGCCATGCGCTATGTCAAAACGAACGCGCCGACCGTCAGCATCCTGCTGCACCAGAAAACGCCGGACTCCCTGCTTTATGAGGCCTGCGCTCTCGCCGCGGAGGGTATGGGGCATCCGTCGTTTTTTAACTGCGAGACCCTGTATGACATGCTGGAGGGCCGCGCCGCCGGACTGCACGGGAAAAGCCCCTACACGAGAAGGCAGATACTTGAATACGGCGGCCCGATCGGGTGCGTCGAAGTCGGCCTTGCGGGACACCAGTTCGGCCACACGGAGGCGGGGAACGTCAACATCCCCGAGTGCTGCAACCTGGTTTTGTTCAACGGCGAGAAAAACGGCAGGCTTATAAGCATCCGCACGGGAGACCCCACGCAGCTCAAAACATTTGAGGAATTTCTCGCGGCGGTCAAGGCGCAGATAGCGCACACGATCGATATCTGCCACATCGGCCTGACGGTCGGCGAAAAAATCATCGCGGAGCGTTTTGCCCTTCCGACCTTCACCATGTTCTGCCGCGACGCGGTTTTGCGGGGCAAAGACGTTACTCAGGGCGGAGCCTACTGCAATATCGGCCCCTCAGTACAGATAATGGGGCTGGGTACGCTGATCGATTCTCTGGCCGCGATCAAGAAGGTCGTATATGAGGATAAAGAGGCGACGATCGCGGATATTCGGGCCGCGATTGAGGCAGATTTCGCGGGATACGAGGAATTGCGCGCCAAACTCAGGAAGGCCCCGAAGTACGGCAATAACGACGATTATGCCGACAGCATCGGGATCGACCTGTGGGAATTCTGCGCCGATGAGGTACGCTCTCATAAAACATATCTGGGGCATTATGCGGACCCGGGAATCAAGACGGTACAGGCCAACGTAGGATACGGCGAGTCTACCCGCGCGACGCCGGACGGCCGCCTCGCCGGTTCTCCCTTTTCCGATACGATGTCCGCCTCTCAGCAGGCCGACATCCACGGCCCGGTGGCCGCCGCGATGAGCTATGGAAAGTTTGATTTTTCCCTCTTCACAAACGGTACGCTTCTGAACATGTGGGTGAACCGCGGCGAGCTGATCGAGGAAGATCTTGAACGGGACGACCGGGCGGAGAGCCTTCCCCCGTTCGGTATGCCCGCCGTCAATACGCCGGAGGGGACCTATGTCGAACCCGTTTATAAACCGGCTGGCATGAGAAACCTTGCGAACCTGGTCCGCACGATGCTCAACGACATGGGCATCTACCATGTGCAGTTCAATACGGTGAATAAGAAAACGCTGTTGGAGGCGCAGAAAAATCCGGAAAAATATCCGACGCTGATCGTACGGGTGGCGGGATACAGCGCCTATTGGACCGACCTCGGAGTAAAGACGCAGAACGATATCATCAACCGCACCGAACATAATTTTTAA
- a CDS encoding RraA family protein has translation MSVGFRIFQSITRPAKEIVSLFQGLPVANIADNMGRLYCVESEIRPFNKVPLLGTAFTVKVAGGDNLMFHKAIELAQPGDVIVVNGFGAERALCGGLMMETARQKGIRGFVIDGYIRDNDDILNMTDFSCYARGLTGNGPYKNGPGEIGGPVALGKQVVMPGDIIVGDADGIIVVPKDDAERIALESRKLHSLEQEKLAAYANGNVNREWLYDALKSKGCEIID, from the coding sequence ATGTCTGTTGGCTTTAGGATTTTTCAATCGATCACTCGCCCGGCGAAGGAAATAGTTTCGTTATTTCAAGGCCTGCCTGTCGCAAATATTGCGGACAACATGGGGAGATTATATTGCGTTGAATCTGAGATCCGCCCTTTTAACAAAGTACCGCTTCTCGGGACGGCCTTTACCGTTAAAGTGGCGGGCGGCGACAATTTAATGTTCCATAAGGCGATCGAGCTGGCACAGCCGGGCGACGTCATCGTCGTAAACGGATTCGGCGCTGAACGGGCCCTATGCGGCGGCCTGATGATGGAAACGGCGCGCCAGAAGGGCATCAGGGGCTTCGTCATTGACGGGTACATCAGAGACAACGACGATATTTTAAATATGACTGATTTTTCGTGTTATGCGCGCGGCCTGACCGGGAACGGTCCCTACAAAAACGGCCCCGGGGAGATAGGGGGGCCGGTCGCATTGGGCAAACAGGTCGTAATGCCGGGGGATATTATCGTCGGAGACGCCGACGGCATCATCGTCGTTCCCAAGGATGACGCGGAGCGCATCGCTCTTGAGTCCAGAAAACTCCATTCTCTGGAGCAGGAAAAACTTGCGGCTTACGCCAACGGTAATGTCAACAGAGAGTGGCTCTATGACGCTTTGAAGAGCAAAGGATGCGAGATCATAGACTAG